From a region of the Hirundo rustica isolate bHirRus1 chromosome 38, bHirRus1.pri.v3, whole genome shotgun sequence genome:
- the LOC120748214 gene encoding vacuolar fusion protein MON1 homolog B-like isoform X1, with protein sequence MDPVRAAGTASPSCHHGGDNGEEDVTAAAAMTSSVCHPAGEEEEEEDTQVAAAVTAAMSLGCHRSEEKEVAVTPQGGRDEDVVAAVTAEAATTSRGCHPSEEEVTTAVTSLGCPPLGDEEEVTTAVTAAVTSPGCRPSEEEEVTAAVTSPGSRPGEEEEVTAAVTSPGSHPGEEEEEVTAAVTSPGSHREEEEEEVTAAVTSPGSHREEEEEEVTAAVTSPGSHPGEEEEVTATVTSPGNQPEEEEEEVTAAVTSPVCHPGEEEEEVTAAVTAAAATSGPGGRRGADEDVAAAGWRARRKHVFVLSEAGKPIYSRHGNEEALAATMGVMMALVSFIQSGGNAIRAICSEDRTLVFEQRGPLLLVSVSRTRQSAAQLRRELAFVHEQILSLLTRGGIARVFARRRGFDLRRLLAGAEAVLDRLLCGAAADGRLLLGAARCLPLPGGLRRAVSGALRRAAAAARPAPALAVLAARGRLVTAARQRALAEGGRLCASDLHLLLNLLGGGAGAGAGEVWTPVCLPRFNPDGYFYAYAARLGEEEEEEEEEEGVRLILLSTEREGFYAAAACRRQLEDTLRAQGWLAELAAAVRGGAGYGPSRPGAPELRHFLYKPLEGSEEMQQLPQFTSPELEEPYTSEEEQHRLFDLYHYLHGRVHSPHRPLRLLYHVAEKETLLAWVTSKFELYSCFSPLVTKAGAIAVLTKLLRWLKKEEDWLFIRYPAPFCAAPPRPEAPEPEG encoded by the exons ATGGACCCAGTGAGGGCAGCGGGCACGGCGTCCCCGAGCTGTCACCACGGCGGGGACAATGGGGAGGAAGatgtgacagcagcggcagccATGACATCGTCCGTGTGTCACCCTGctggcgaggaggaggaggaggaggacacgCAGGTGGCAGCAGCGGTGACAGCCGCAATGTCCCTGGGGTGCCACCGCAGTGAGGAAAAGGAGGTGGCAGTGACACCTCAAGGTGGCAGGGACGAGGAtgtggtggcagcagtgacagcagaagCAGCCACAACATCCCGGGGCTGTCATCCCAGTGAGGAGGAGGTGACAACAGCGGTGAcatccctggggtgtcccccacttggggatgaggaggaggtgacCACAGCGGTGACAGCAGCGGTGACATCCCCGGGATGTCGCcccagtgaggaagaggaggtgacagcagcagtgacatCCCCAGGGAGTCGCCCcggtgaggaagaggaggtgacagcagcagtgacatCCCCAGGGAGTCACCctggtgaggaagaggaggaggtgacagcagcGGTGACATCCCCAGGGAGTCACcgtgaggaggaagaggaggaggtgacagcagcagtgacatCCCCAGGGAGTCACcgtgaggaggaagaggaggaggtgacagcagcagtgacatCCCCAGGGAGTCACCctggtgaggaagaggaggtgaCAGCAACAGTGACATCCCCAGGGAATCAacctgaggaggaagaggaggaggtgacgGCAGCAGTGACATCCCCGGTGTGTCACCCCggcgaggaagaggaggaggtgacgGCGGCAGtgacggcggcggcggccacGTCGggcccgggcgggcggcgcggcgcggaCGAGGACGTGGCGGCCGCGGGCTGGCGAGCGCGGCGCAAGCACGTGTTCGTGCTCAGCGAGGCCGGGAAGCCGATCTACTCCCGGCACGGCAACGAGGAGGCGCTGGCGGCCACCATGGGCGTCATGATGGCCCTGGTGTCCTTCATCCAGAGCGGCGGCAACGCCATCCGCGCCATCTGCTCCG AGGACCGCACGCTGGTGTTCGAGCAGCGCGGCCCGCTGCTGCTGGTGTCGGTGTCCCGCACCCGGCAGTCGGCGGCGCAGCTGCGGCGGGAGCTGGCCTTCGTGCACGAGCAGATCCTGTCGCTGCTGACCCGCGGCGGCATCGCCCGAGTCTTCGCCCGCCGCCGCGGCTTCGACCTGCGCCGGCTGCTCGCGGGAGCAGAAGCCGTGCTGGACCGGCTGCTCTGCGGAGCCGCGGCCGACGGGCGGTTGTTGCTGGGGGCCGCTCGCTGCTTGCCTTTGCCCGGCGGGCTCCGCCGAGCCGTGTCCGGGGCTCtgcgccgcgccgccgccgccgctcggcCCGCGCCCGCTCTGGCCGTGCTGGCGGCCCGGGGCCGCTTGGTGACGGCGGCGCGGCAGCGGGCGCTGGCCGAGGGCGGGCGGCTGTGCGCCAGCGATCTGCACCTGCTGCTCAACCTGctgggcggcggggccggcgctggGGCCGGCGAGGTGTGGACCCCCGTGTGTTTGCCCCGCTTTAATCCCGATGGGTATTTCTACGCCTACGCGGCGCGGCtgggcgaggaggaggaggaggaagaggaggaggagggggtgaGGCTGATCCTGCTGTCCACGGAGCGAGAGGGTTTCTACGCGGCGGCGGCGTGCCGGCGGCAGCTGGAGGACACGCTGCGGGCTCAGGGGTGGCTGGCCGAGCTGGCGGCGGCCGTGAGAGGGGGAGCGGGGTACGGCCCCTCCCGGCCCGGAGCCCCGGAGCTCCGGCATTTCCTCTACAAACCCTTGGAAGGGTCGGAAGAGATGCAGCAGCTGCCGCAGTTCACCAG CCCCGAGCTGGAGGAGCCCTACACCAGCGAGGAGGAGCAGCACCGGCTCTTCGACCTGTACCACTACCTGCACGGCCGAGTGCACAGCCCGCACCGGCCCCTGCGCCTGCTCTACCACGTGGCTGAGAAGGAAACGCTGCTGGCCTGG GTGACCAGCAAGTTCGAGCTGTACAGCTGCTTCAGCCCGCTGGTGACGAAGGCGGGCGCCATCGCCGTGCTGACCAAGCTGCTGCGCTGGCTCAAGAAGGAGGAGG
- the LOC120748214 gene encoding vacuolar fusion protein MON1 homolog B-like isoform X2, whose protein sequence is MDPVRAAGTASPSCHHGGDNGEEDVTAAAAMTSSVCHPAGEEEEEEDTQVAAAVTAAMSLGCHRSEEKEVAVTPQGGRDEDVVAAVTAEAATTSRGCHPSEEEVTTAVTSLGCPPLGDEEEVTTAVTAAVTSPGCRPSEEEEVTAAVTSPGSRPGSHREEEEEEVTAAVTSPGSHREEEEEEVTAAVTSPGSHPGEEEEVTATVTSPGNQPEEEEEEVTAAVTSPVCHPGEEEEEVTAAVTAAAATSGPGGRRGADEDVAAAGWRARRKHVFVLSEAGKPIYSRHGNEEALAATMGVMMALVSFIQSGGNAIRAICSEDRTLVFEQRGPLLLVSVSRTRQSAAQLRRELAFVHEQILSLLTRGGIARVFARRRGFDLRRLLAGAEAVLDRLLCGAAADGRLLLGAARCLPLPGGLRRAVSGALRRAAAAARPAPALAVLAARGRLVTAARQRALAEGGRLCASDLHLLLNLLGGGAGAGAGEVWTPVCLPRFNPDGYFYAYAARLGEEEEEEEEEEGVRLILLSTEREGFYAAAACRRQLEDTLRAQGWLAELAAAVRGGAGYGPSRPGAPELRHFLYKPLEGSEEMQQLPQFTSPELEEPYTSEEEQHRLFDLYHYLHGRVHSPHRPLRLLYHVAEKETLLAWVTSKFELYSCFSPLVTKAGAIAVLTKLLRWLKKEEDWLFIRYPAPFCAAPPRPEAPEPEG, encoded by the exons ATGGACCCAGTGAGGGCAGCGGGCACGGCGTCCCCGAGCTGTCACCACGGCGGGGACAATGGGGAGGAAGatgtgacagcagcggcagccATGACATCGTCCGTGTGTCACCCTGctggcgaggaggaggaggaggaggacacgCAGGTGGCAGCAGCGGTGACAGCCGCAATGTCCCTGGGGTGCCACCGCAGTGAGGAAAAGGAGGTGGCAGTGACACCTCAAGGTGGCAGGGACGAGGAtgtggtggcagcagtgacagcagaagCAGCCACAACATCCCGGGGCTGTCATCCCAGTGAGGAGGAGGTGACAACAGCGGTGAcatccctggggtgtcccccacttggggatgaggaggaggtgacCACAGCGGTGACAGCAGCGGTGACATCCCCGGGATGTCGCcccagtgaggaagaggaggtgacagcagcagtgacatCCCCAGGGAGTCGCCCcg GGAGTCACcgtgaggaggaagaggaggaggtgacagcagcagtgacatCCCCAGGGAGTCACcgtgaggaggaagaggaggaggtgacagcagcagtgacatCCCCAGGGAGTCACCctggtgaggaagaggaggtgaCAGCAACAGTGACATCCCCAGGGAATCAacctgaggaggaagaggaggaggtgacgGCAGCAGTGACATCCCCGGTGTGTCACCCCggcgaggaagaggaggaggtgacgGCGGCAGtgacggcggcggcggccacGTCGggcccgggcgggcggcgcggcgcggaCGAGGACGTGGCGGCCGCGGGCTGGCGAGCGCGGCGCAAGCACGTGTTCGTGCTCAGCGAGGCCGGGAAGCCGATCTACTCCCGGCACGGCAACGAGGAGGCGCTGGCGGCCACCATGGGCGTCATGATGGCCCTGGTGTCCTTCATCCAGAGCGGCGGCAACGCCATCCGCGCCATCTGCTCCG AGGACCGCACGCTGGTGTTCGAGCAGCGCGGCCCGCTGCTGCTGGTGTCGGTGTCCCGCACCCGGCAGTCGGCGGCGCAGCTGCGGCGGGAGCTGGCCTTCGTGCACGAGCAGATCCTGTCGCTGCTGACCCGCGGCGGCATCGCCCGAGTCTTCGCCCGCCGCCGCGGCTTCGACCTGCGCCGGCTGCTCGCGGGAGCAGAAGCCGTGCTGGACCGGCTGCTCTGCGGAGCCGCGGCCGACGGGCGGTTGTTGCTGGGGGCCGCTCGCTGCTTGCCTTTGCCCGGCGGGCTCCGCCGAGCCGTGTCCGGGGCTCtgcgccgcgccgccgccgccgctcggcCCGCGCCCGCTCTGGCCGTGCTGGCGGCCCGGGGCCGCTTGGTGACGGCGGCGCGGCAGCGGGCGCTGGCCGAGGGCGGGCGGCTGTGCGCCAGCGATCTGCACCTGCTGCTCAACCTGctgggcggcggggccggcgctggGGCCGGCGAGGTGTGGACCCCCGTGTGTTTGCCCCGCTTTAATCCCGATGGGTATTTCTACGCCTACGCGGCGCGGCtgggcgaggaggaggaggaggaagaggaggaggagggggtgaGGCTGATCCTGCTGTCCACGGAGCGAGAGGGTTTCTACGCGGCGGCGGCGTGCCGGCGGCAGCTGGAGGACACGCTGCGGGCTCAGGGGTGGCTGGCCGAGCTGGCGGCGGCCGTGAGAGGGGGAGCGGGGTACGGCCCCTCCCGGCCCGGAGCCCCGGAGCTCCGGCATTTCCTCTACAAACCCTTGGAAGGGTCGGAAGAGATGCAGCAGCTGCCGCAGTTCACCAG CCCCGAGCTGGAGGAGCCCTACACCAGCGAGGAGGAGCAGCACCGGCTCTTCGACCTGTACCACTACCTGCACGGCCGAGTGCACAGCCCGCACCGGCCCCTGCGCCTGCTCTACCACGTGGCTGAGAAGGAAACGCTGCTGGCCTGG GTGACCAGCAAGTTCGAGCTGTACAGCTGCTTCAGCCCGCTGGTGACGAAGGCGGGCGCCATCGCCGTGCTGACCAAGCTGCTGCGCTGGCTCAAGAAGGAGGAGG
- the LOC120748217 gene encoding tyrosine-protein phosphatase non-receptor type 18-like translates to MDVTYAVVNKPRRGGVAAGRGPSPLGGDHASFGRDSAPSGTCSLPGSPVRRPSPSPAGSPRPTDGAYEVVTPPADPSSGPTLGFNFRIGKPKGPRDPPAEWSQV, encoded by the exons ATGGACGTCACCTACGCCGTGGTCAACAAGCCCCGCCGGGGGGGCGTGGCCGCGGGGAGAGGCCCCTCCCCCTTGGGCGGTGACCACGCCTCCTTCGGACGAGACTCCGCCCCCTCGGGCACGTGCTCGCTGCCGGGCAGCCCCGTGCGCCGCCCCTCCCCCAGCCCGGCAG gTTCCCCCAGACCCACTGATGGCGCCTACGAGGTCGTGACCCCCCCCGCGGACCCCAGCAGCGGCCCCACCCTCG GGTTTAACTTCCGCATCGGGAAGCCCAAGGGGCCGCGGGACCCCCCGGCCGAGTGGTCCCAGGTATGA